The following coding sequences lie in one Asterias amurensis chromosome 18, ASM3211899v1 genomic window:
- the LOC139950719 gene encoding trypsin-like: protein MIDHLVRVTMEGLLLTLAVLIPSCLCSLIIGGHESVPHSRPYTAAVMFPNKDNLCGGTLVHPSWVVTSAQCSLGHGTKDYVGLGYHNILQHDSPKLQFIQGTWIVHDNFDKSTMESDIALIHLDTPASMSSDVQAINIASSEPKTGLKLLSTGWGSLHPVYWERPEELYEVVVFANSPEDCKKAYGSSVNDNMFCAGVQGGGKDSCRGDTGGPIVSNFAPDSHQDGVLLEGIISWGIGCAQDTHPGVYTKISNYCDWIDQKTSGEVKCV from the exons ATGATCGACCACCTTGTAAGAGTAACCATGGAGGGTCTTCTTCTTACGCTCG CTGTGCTGATCCCAAGCTGTTTGTGCTCACTCATCATTGGTGGACATGAGTCTGTCCCGCACAGCCGACCCTACACGGCTGCCGTAATGTTCCCAAATAAAGATAACTTATGTGGGGGTACTTTGGTTCACCCAAGCTGGGTTGTCACCTCTGCCCAATGCTC ccTTGGACATGGTACAAAAGACTACGTTGGCCTCGGTTATCATAACATTCTGCAACACGACAGTCCAAAGCTTCAGTTCATCCAAGGAACTTGGATTGTACACGACAATTTTGATAAAAGTACTATGGAAAGCGACATCGCCTTGATTCATCTGGACACACCCGCCTCTATGAGCAGTGACGTTCAGGCCATCAACATCGCTTCAAGCGAGCCAAAGACGGGTCTGAAACTGCTTTCTACCGGATGGGGAAGCCTTCACC CCGTCTACTGGGAGCGTCCAGAAGAGCTATATGAGGTGGTTGTATTTGCAAACAGTCCAGAAGACTGCAAAAAAGCCTACGGTAGCTCTGTCAATGATAACATGTTCTGCGCAGGTGTCCAAGGAGGGGGTAAAGACTCATGCCGG GGTGACACTGGTGGTCCAATCGTCAGTAACTTTGCCCCAGACTCCCACCAGGATGGTGTGTTGCTTGAAGGCATTATTAGCTGGGGCATCGGTTGCGCACAAGACACACATCCTGGAGTCTACACAAAGATATCCAACTATTGTGATTGGATAGACCAGAAAACCAGTGGCGAAGTCAAATGTGTGTAA
- the LOC139950785 gene encoding trypsin-3-like, with product MYVFLALSVLIQSCLGSLIVGGHESVAHSRPYQVAIMDEYKGQFCGGTLIHAKWVVSAAHCSSGNDQVVYVGLGYHKINKHDGPKQQFIRGYWRVHESWNSGAGHTLDNDIALIELDQRASLNSDVKSIGISFSPPSNNLKLLVSGWGNRNPSTWDPPIELNEVVVFANSFDECSYAYGQITDNMFCANVDGGGKDACQGDSGGPIVSNFAPSSHQDGVLLNGIVSFGFGCATATHPGVYTKISNYCPWIKEHTYDEVSCV from the exons ATGTATGTCTTCCTGGCTCTCT CTGTACTGATCCAAAGCTGTTTGGGTTCCCTCATCGTGGGTGGACATGAGTCTGTCGCACACAGCCGACCCTACCAGGTAGCCATCATGGACGAGTACAAAGGTCAATTCTGTGGGGGTACCTTAATCCACGCAAAATGGGTTGTTAGCGCTGCGCATTGTTC GTCAGGAAATGATCAGGTCGTGTATGTTGGACTGGGCTATCATAAAATTAACAAACACGACGGTCCAAAGCAGCAGTTCATCCGAGGCTATTGGCGGGTGCATGAATCTTGGAATAGTGGTGCCGGCCATACGTTGGATAACGACATCGCATTGATTGAACTAGACCAACGTGCAAGCTTAAACTCTGACGTTAAGTCCATTGGAATCTCCTTTAGCCCACCATCCAATAATTTGAAGTTGCTTGTTAGTGGTTGGGGCAACCGTAACC CAAGCACCTGGGATCCTCCGATTGAACTTAATGAGGTGGTTGTGTTCGCAAACAGTTTCGATGAGTGTTCATACGCTTATGGTCAGATTACTGATAACATGTTCTGTGCTAACGTCGATGGTGGAGGGAAAGATGCTTGCCAG GGTGACAGTGGTGGTCCGATTGTCAGCAACTTCGCTCCGAGCTCACACCAGGACGGTGTGTTGCTAAACGGCATCGTCAGCTTCGGTTTCGGCTGTGCAACAGCAACACATCCCGGAGTCTACACGAAGATTTCCAACTACTGTCCATGGATTAAAGAACACACTTACGATGAAGTAAGCTGTGTTTAG
- the LOC139951089 gene encoding trypsin-2-like — MIDHLATAIMNGLLLVLAVLMPSCLSSLIVGGHESVPHSRPYTVAIMYSDKDQFCGGTLIHPNWVVSSAQCAIEDGERDFVGLGYHSLQQHDGPNQQFIQGTWTVHEQFDFSSLDNDIALIHLDTPASVNSDVQAIGIASSEPNKGLELLVSGWGNLDPSTWIPANELHEVVLYSKSHQECEDAYGLLPNGMFCASAAGGDACQGDTGGPIVSNFAADSHQAGVLLDGIVSWGMGCAEDKHPGVYTKISNYCTWISKKTNGEVKCA, encoded by the exons ATGATCGACCACCTTGCAACCGCCATCATGAACGGACTTCTTCTTGTGCTCG CGGTGCTGATGCCAAGCTGTCTGAGTTCCCTCATTGTGGGTGGACATGAGTCTGTCCCACACAGCCGACCTTACACGGTAGCCATTATGTACTCGGATAAAGATCAATTCTGTGGAGGTACTTTAATTCACCCGAACTGGGTAGTCTCCTCTGCACAATGCGC CATTGAAGATGGTGAAAGAGACTTCGTTGGTCTCGGATATCATAGCCTTCAACAACACGACGGTCCGAACCAGCAGTTTATCCAAGGTACTTGGACGGTACACGAACAATTTGATTTTAGCTCACTCGATAACGACATCGCCTTGATTCATCTTGACACACCCGCCTCTGTGAACAGCGACGTTCAAGCTATCGGCATCGCTTCCAGCGAGCCCAATAAGGGATTGGAACTGCTGGTTAGCGGCTGGGGAAACCTTGATC CAAGCACCTGGATTCCTGCAAATGAACTGCACGAGGTTGTTCTTTACTCCAAAAGTCATCAGGAGTGTGAGGATGCTTATGGTCTCCTTCCTAATGGTATGTTCTGCGCTAGTGCTGCAGGAGGAGACGCTTGCCAG GGTGACACTGGTGGACCAATCGTCAGTAACTTCGCCGCCGACTCCCATCAGGCAGGTGTTCTGCTTGACGGTATAGTAAGCTGGGGTATGGGCTGCGCAGAAGATAAGCATCCTGGAGTCTACACGAAGATATCCAACTATTGCACCTGGATAAGTAAGAAAACCAATGGCGAAGTCAAATGTGCGTAA